A stretch of the Macaca thibetana thibetana isolate TM-01 chromosome X, ASM2454274v1, whole genome shotgun sequence genome encodes the following:
- the CT45A10 gene encoding cancer/testis antigen family 45 member A10 yields the protein MTDKTEKVAVDPETVFKRPRECDSPSYQKRQKMALLARKQGAGDSLTAGSAMSKEKKHKTGHGVLPSQLDSQIDDFADFSKDGLMQKPGSNAPVGGIITSNFSGDDLKCREIVPFPKSQEEINADIKCQLVKEIRSIGRKYEKIFKLLEGVQGPIEVKKLFFESIIKEAARYISRDFVQLLEKKLEHMIWEYLSMEDYDNSNA from the exons ATGACCGATAAAACAGAGAAGGTGGCTGTAGATCCTGAAACCGTCTTTAAACGTCCCAGGGAATGTGACAGTCCTTCATATCAGAAAAGGCAGAAGATGGCCCTGTTGGCAAGGAAACAAGGAGCAGGAGACAGCCTTACTGCAGGCTCTGCCATGTCCAAAGAAAAGA AGCATAAGACAGGACATGGTGTTCTACCAAGCCAGTTGGATTCTCAGATTGATGACTTCGCTGATTTCAGCAAAGATGGGCTGATGCAGAAACCTGGTAGCAATGCACCTGTGGGAGGAATCATTACCAGCAATTTCTCTGGAGATGACCTAAAATGCAGAGAAATAGTCCCTTTTCCCAAAAGCCAAGAAGAAATTAATGCTGATATAAAATGTCAATTAGTGAAGGAAATCCGAAGCATTGGACGAA AATACGAAAAAATCTTCAAATTGCTTGAAGGAGTGCAAGGACCTATAGAAGTCAAGAAACTATTTTTTGAATCCATCATCAAGGAAGCAGCAAG atatatAAGCCGAGACTTCGTTCAGCTCCTTGAGAAGAAACTGGAGCATATGATTTGGGAGTACTTGTCCATGGAGGATTATGACAACTCAAATGCATAG